One Companilactobacillus heilongjiangensis genomic window, GCGTTGGCAATGCTGTCCTTTATTTCAGCTGTGGAAAAGTCTGGCAATAACTTTTCGAGAACGACATTGGCAACTTGTTGATAACTCATTTCTTCCATAGAACTGAGATCAACTTTGAGTTGGGATAATTCGGGGTAGACGAAAAGCCCACCATCATCGGCAAAGCCCTTTTTGATTGCTTCCTTAGCTGAGAGCTGGATTTGCTTGTTACGAGTGCTTGTATAGTTTTTATTCATGAGTAATAACTCCTTGCTTTTAAATTATCTATATAGTAAACTGTCTATAAATTAAAAACAAGTGTTTATTATTAATGAACACAATAAAACGAAGAAGCAGGAGGTTAAACCTATGAAAATTGCAATCTTAGGATTTGGAACAGTAGGAAAAGGCGTGTACAAAATAATTAAGAAGGCCAATGTACAAACGCAAGACCTCTCTGTGAGTCACATCTTAATTAGAAAAAATAAAGCTCGTCTGATGCCAGAAATGACTGACGATATGAATGAAATTTTAAATGATTCTCAAACAGACGTTATAGTAGAAGCAATTGGTGGAATTGAACCAGCGCACGAATATATTTTGGCAGCTTTGAACCATGGCAAGCATGTGATTACAGCTAACAAAGCTGTGATTGCCAAATATCTCAAAGAATTTACTGAAGCGGCTGATAAACATAATGTTAAATTTTATTTTGAAGCATCCGTTGGTGGCGGTATTCCTTGGATTCAAGGGTTGGAAAAGGCCTTACGTATCGATAATGTTAATTCCATTTCCGGTATCTTTAATGGAACAAGCAATTTTATCCTCGACCAAATGAGTCGCAATGGTGAATCATTTATTGATGTTTTGAAAAAGGCTCAACAACTTGGTTATGCCGAAGCTGATCCAAGCGCTGATATCGATGGTATTGACGTAGCAAATAAGCTTTGTATCAGTGCTGATATTGCTTACGACATTGATATTCATGATCACAAAGATTTACCGATTTTTGGAATCCGCAACATTACTTGTGCCGATGTGAAGTATTTCCAAGCCAAAGGATTGGCAGTCAAGTTGATTGGCCGCACACATCAAAAAGGCAATAAATTCGATTATGTCGTGGAACCAGCTTTATTCCTTGATCGGACTTTGGAAGCTAATACACCTGATAACTACAATTTGATTTCGTTAAATGGTGACACTATTGGTAAACTTGATTTCTTTGGACAAGGAGCCGGGATGTTTCCGACAGCTAATGCCGTTGTCCAAGATGTTTTGGATATTAAAGAATCTAAGAGCCATTTGAAACGTGATTTCAATAAAAAGATGGAATATTGCCCTGAATTAACTAAAGGCGATTATTTAGTTCGTAGCAACGCGGATGTCAGTGAATTGTTTGGAGACTTCCAGCCAACAATGGAGGGTGCCTATCTAGCTGTTCATCAAATTCCAGTTGGTGAAATGCACCGTTTAATGAGAAAAGTTTTACAAAAGGATGCAGCTGCCTTTATGGTCAGTCTGCCTAGTCAGGGGGCTGTCGCATAATGAAAGTCGCAAAATTTGGTGGTAGTTCGGTAGCAGATGCTGGACAGTTTAAAAAAGTGAAACAGATTGTTGAAAGTGATGCTAAACGTCAAATCATCGTTGTTAGTGCAGCTGGTAAGAGCGTTGCGGAGCCAATCAAGGTGACTGACATGTTGCTGGATTTAGAGCAAAAATTAGTCGCTGATGAGGATCCAGAACCGATATTTCAAGCTATCAGTTCACGAATTATTGGTATTCGCGATGACCTCAATCTGAATGTTAATATTGAAGCCGATTTGGATATTATTGCTGATAACTTAGTTAATTGTTCACACGATTATTTAATTTCTCGAGGTGAATATTTAACTGCTAAATTGATGGCTGCATACTTAGGTTATTATTTTGTTGATGCCAAAGATATTTTGGCTTTTGCAAACGATGGCATTGATTATGTCCAGTCGCAACAACGATTGTTAAAGGTTTTGTCAAAGCACTCGCAATTAGTAATACCTGGATTTTACGGTGCTAATGTTGATGGCTCAGTTCATTTAATGCCTCGTGGCGGCAGTGATATTTCCGGTTCAATTTTGGCTAATTTAGTCGATGCTGAATTGTATGAAAATTGGACAGATGTCTCAGGCATTTTGATGGCCGACCCAAGGATAGTTGCTCATTCAGAAAAAATTGACAGTCTAACTTATGATGAATTACAAGAATTATCATATATGGGTATTGGTGTCTTTCAAGAAGAGGCCGTTCGTCCAGTACGTGAGAAAAAAATTCCGACAGCCGTTTTGAATACAAATCATCCTGAAGCTGGGGGAACAATGGTCGTCAGCGCTGATGAGGATAAGAATAATGATCATATCGTGACTGGTATTGCCGGTCGTAAAGATTGCACAGTTATCACTATTAGAAAATATCAGTTGAATAAACATTTGGAAGTTTTACAAAATGTTTTGTCAGTCTTCCAAAAGTTCAATTTGACAATTAGTTCAGTTCCATCGGGAAATGATGGCTTCAGTTTCTTGTGTCAGCATGGCGAAGTGGCTACACATTTACCAGCCTTGATTGCAAAATTGAAGCACACTTGCGGGATTGATTCCGTTGAAGTTAATCAAAATATTGCTTTGGTAGCAGCGGTTTCTTTGCAGCTAAGTAGACGACCAGCTATTGCAGGAAAAATTATGAATTATTTGGATAATAGTTTGATTCATGTTCGGTTTGTTTTCCAAGAAGGCAGTGATTTGAAGATTGTCTTTGGCGTCAATAATGACGATTATGAAAAAACTATTAAACGAATTTATCGTGAATCGATGGAACAACATTTAAAAAGGATTTCAGCATAGAATTTGAAAGTTTATTGAAGTATGCCGTTTCCAGAGCTGAGAGTATTCATCTGCTACGCGGCACGGTCCGATCCAAAGTACGGTCTCGAACCTCAGTTGAAGACTTTCCAAAAACCGGAAAGTCTCCAACACGTCCGGTGGTGTAATTGCTAAAGCAATAACGCCACTTTCGCGGCCAATGAATACTCTCAGCTCTTCCAACTCAGTTATTTTTTGTGAGTGATGATTCTTTTACCATTTAAATAAATTGTTACTAGAATTGCGACATCAATTTTCATCGTTCAACGTTTAGATTTATACAAAAAAATTCCAAGCTAGGATTAATATCCTAACTTGGAATTTTTTATTTGGCATTATTTTGATTTGTGTAAGTAGTTGATTTTTCCAAAAATTCTTTGTCATCGGGATCAGCACCAACACGTTTGTCACTGTCCAATGTAGCGATTTTAGCCATTTCATCAGCTGTTAAGTCAAAGTGATAATCGAACAAATCGATATTTTCTTTGATACGACTTTCGTGAGTTGACTTAGGGATGACAATTTCACCACGTTGAATGTGCCAACGTAAGATGATTTGAGCAGGTGATTTACTGTATTTCTCAGCGAATTCTTTAATAACAGGATTATCCACAACCTTGTTCAAACCGGCACCGAGTGGACTCCATGATTCGTGAGCGATGTGCTTTTCTTGAAGATATTCGTGAAGGTCAGTTTCTTGTAGATAAGGATGCGTTTCAATTTGATCGACCATTG contains:
- a CDS encoding homoserine dehydrogenase; protein product: MKIAILGFGTVGKGVYKIIKKANVQTQDLSVSHILIRKNKARLMPEMTDDMNEILNDSQTDVIVEAIGGIEPAHEYILAALNHGKHVITANKAVIAKYLKEFTEAADKHNVKFYFEASVGGGIPWIQGLEKALRIDNVNSISGIFNGTSNFILDQMSRNGESFIDVLKKAQQLGYAEADPSADIDGIDVANKLCISADIAYDIDIHDHKDLPIFGIRNITCADVKYFQAKGLAVKLIGRTHQKGNKFDYVVEPALFLDRTLEANTPDNYNLISLNGDTIGKLDFFGQGAGMFPTANAVVQDVLDIKESKSHLKRDFNKKMEYCPELTKGDYLVRSNADVSELFGDFQPTMEGAYLAVHQIPVGEMHRLMRKVLQKDAAAFMVSLPSQGAVA
- a CDS encoding aspartate kinase, which gives rise to MKVAKFGGSSVADAGQFKKVKQIVESDAKRQIIVVSAAGKSVAEPIKVTDMLLDLEQKLVADEDPEPIFQAISSRIIGIRDDLNLNVNIEADLDIIADNLVNCSHDYLISRGEYLTAKLMAAYLGYYFVDAKDILAFANDGIDYVQSQQRLLKVLSKHSQLVIPGFYGANVDGSVHLMPRGGSDISGSILANLVDAELYENWTDVSGILMADPRIVAHSEKIDSLTYDELQELSYMGIGVFQEEAVRPVREKKIPTAVLNTNHPEAGGTMVVSADEDKNNDHIVTGIAGRKDCTVITIRKYQLNKHLEVLQNVLSVFQKFNLTISSVPSGNDGFSFLCQHGEVATHLPALIAKLKHTCGIDSVEVNQNIALVAAVSLQLSRRPAIAGKIMNYLDNSLIHVRFVFQEGSDLKIVFGVNNDDYEKTIKRIYRESMEQHLKRISA